Below is a window of 'Nostoc azollae' 0708 DNA.
TCCCATGCGGGTTAAATCATGATCTTCAATTAAAAGAATGCTGATTTCATTCATTGTTACACCCAACTATCTAATATCTAACTGCTGCTTTAAACTTAAAACCTTTTGTAAGTATTTGATCTAATTTCCCCAAACCAAAGGTAGATGATATTTTGATTGACTTGCATCCACCGAGAGAAATAATAAATTTCACTTATTTTAAGTTAGGTAGAAGTAAAAATCTAGCTAGGGATATATGGCTATTTATTTCAAAAAAATGAAATATTGATACGAATGAAACATCATTCCCTGTTAAAAAGCTACATTCGTAGGGGTAAAGTAAAATGCTAAAGCGGCGCATGAAATGAATCGAAAATGAATCGAGTCAGACTACTATACAACTGTTTGATCATGTATCTGCTAATTATCTATGTATAACAGATCAGTTCATGAATAAGTTCTTGTAAATGATAATTGATGAAACAGTAAATTTTAGGCTAAGTTAAGCAACTACCCCTTCCTCCCGAAGTCGTAAACTTTTGCGTTAACCTGTCCATTAACTAAAGTAGGTATTTAGATTGTAACAAAAAACTATATTGTGAATACAGAAATTTACCAAAAAGATACCAACCTATCAATTTATAATTACATAGTGCAACAATTTGCATTAAAGTGCGATAATTTCTCCAGGTACTAACTCAACACAATGAACCAGAATTAGGTAGACTTAGAGCTATATCCTCTCAAAAAATACAGGTAACAGCTAACAAGTAACAAGTAACAGGAAACATTGATATGTGTTTCTTTGTTATGCAAAGAGGACGCGAGTCAATTCTTGGCGGTTAAGGAGGAAAAAGGAAAGAAAAAACCTTTATCCTTTACCCTTTAACACTTGCCCAAACAAACGACTAATCCCCGGTACTTAACCAAGTAGTATTGGGGACGGGGATTTAAAACTAATGAGTAATGATTTGTCCTTGTATGACACACTCAAGGTATGCACTTAAAGCTGGTTAATATTTAATGAGTGAAAATTCACTTATCAATACTGAATACTGTTTTAGTGAGTAAAATTGCTCAGGCTGATGATACACAATGTTTCTGTGCAACTCTCACTAATGGCTGAGGACGGTGAATCATCTACTCATTTACAATTGTGTTGAGATGGATAAAGTATTTTATTTTACTTTATATTGACTCTGTTTCATTTAGGAGTGAATCGTTTTCATCTGCAATAATTGCTAATTGTTTACCAAGAATTATTAATTAAACATGAGCAATTTTCTATGAGCTAGATTTCTAAGTAGCAGAATCCTAGTTAAATGGTTTAAAAAGAGTAATGCTGTACATCAATCCATACTGCACAGCTAAAACAAAAACTGATGGAAGAGACGTTTAAAATTTTGGTTGTAGATGATGATGAAGTAGATCGCATGGCAGTCCGTTTAGCCCTGACGAAAGCAGGTGTTTATATGGAACTGAGTGAAGTTAGTGACGGTGAAAATGCATTCTCTGCCCTCCAAAATGCTAACTTTGACTGCGTTTTTCTTGATTATCACTTACCAAACCAAAACAGCTTGACTTTAATACACAAGCTGCGTTCTTCCGAAATCAAAGTTCCTTTAGTCATTCTCACTGCTCAAGGAGAGGAAAAAATTGCTGTTGAGTTGATGAAAATAGGTGCTACAGACTATCTACTAAGATCTCAGTTATTTTCAGAAAATTTAACCAGAATTTTACGCAATGCCATTAAATTATTCCAAGCTGAAATTAAAGCAGATTTAGCCTATCAACAACTCAAAGAAAGTCATGAACAACTGATTTGTAAGAACCAAGAATTAGAGAGACAAAGGGAACAAATCCAGTTGCAAAATTTGAGATTATTGGAAGCATCACGGCTCAAAACAAAATTTTTAGCGACTATATCTCATGAATTCCGAACCCCAATGAATGCTATCATTGGTTTCTCACAAATACTCTTACGTCCGAAATTTGGTCAACTTAATAGTCAGCAAGTGGACATGGTAGAGCGTATTCTCAATAATGGCAAGCATTTGCTGATGCTGCTGAATGAAGTTTTGGATTTTTCCAAATTAGAATCTGGAAGATTAGAACTAAAACCAGAAATTTTGGATTTAGAAAAAATCGTGAATAATTCTGTATCAGAAATAATGTCTTTGGCTGAAGCTAAAAAATTATCTTTGGTGGTGGAAACAGATTTACAAAACACTTTGATATTTAATGATTCAGTCCGAGTACGCCAGATTTTAATTAATTTACTGGCTAATGCTGTTAAGTTTACAGAATCTGGAGGGATTTGGGTAGAAGTGAAAGAAATTACCCAAAACAGATTAACAATTACTATTAGAGATACAGGAATTGGTATTTCTTCCAAAGATTTCAAACATATTTTTGAAGCATTTCGACAAGTAGATCAAGGCATTAGCCGGAAATACCCTGGAACGGGACTTGGTTTAGCTATTACTGATTCATTGGTACAAATGATGGGAGGAAAAATCTTTTTAGAAAGTAAATTAGGAGTGGGTTCAATATTTAAAATTGAATTGCCACGGCAAATCAGATTAATATCCAATCATGGAGGAGATGGTTATAATTTAAATTTAGGTAATGAAGAAGGAATTTATTATTCTCATCACAACCCACCTCAACTACCATCTCAATTCAATAGAGCCTCAATGGGATATCCTCATCTCAAGCAGTAGATAAAGATGGATTAAGTTAGGTAACTTTACAAAAAGTGGATAAATTATGTCTATTGTCAAAAGTGATAAAATTGGCCGAATTCTCGCCGTTGATGATACTAGAGATAATCTAATTTTAGTGCGAACCCTTTTAGAAAGTGAGGGTTATAAAATTGATTTAGTATCAGATGGTGCAACTGCGTTACAAAAAGTGGCACAATCTCCACCGGATCTGATTTTACTTGATGTGATGATGCCAGGAATGGATGGGTATGAAGTAACACGCAGAATTCGTAATTGTCCTGACCTCAACTATATTCCGATTTTGTTGATTACCGCTTTTCATGAATCTAGTGTGGTGGAAGGATTAGATGCTGGTGCTGATGATTTCATCCGCAAACCATTTGATACAGATGAATTGTTGGCTAGAGTGCGATCTCTCTTGCGACTGAAGCACAGTATTGATGAACAGCAAAAAATGACCCGTCAGCGAGAAGACTTTGTATCTCGTCTTACCCATGATTTACGCACACCCTTAGTAGCAGCTGATAGAATGTTAGCTTTGTTCCAACAGGAGACTTTTTGTAAAATTTCCCCGGAAATGAAACAAGCGATCGCTGTCATGATTCGCAGCAACCAAAATTTAATGCAAATGGTCAACACTCTACTAGAAGTCTATCGCTTTGAGGC
It encodes the following:
- a CDS encoding hybrid sensor histidine kinase/response regulator; translated protein: MEETFKILVVDDDEVDRMAVRLALTKAGVYMELSEVSDGENAFSALQNANFDCVFLDYHLPNQNSLTLIHKLRSSEIKVPLVILTAQGEEKIAVELMKIGATDYLLRSQLFSENLTRILRNAIKLFQAEIKADLAYQQLKESHEQLICKNQELERQREQIQLQNLRLLEASRLKTKFLATISHEFRTPMNAIIGFSQILLRPKFGQLNSQQVDMVERILNNGKHLLMLLNEVLDFSKLESGRLELKPEILDLEKIVNNSVSEIMSLAEAKKLSLVVETDLQNTLIFNDSVRVRQILINLLANAVKFTESGGIWVEVKEITQNRLTITIRDTGIGISSKDFKHIFEAFRQVDQGISRKYPGTGLGLAITDSLVQMMGGKIFLESKLGVGSIFKIELPRQIRLISNHGGDGYNLNLGNEEGIYYSHHNPPQLPSQFNRASMGYPHLKQ
- a CDS encoding hybrid sensor histidine kinase/response regulator; this translates as MSIVKSDKIGRILAVDDTRDNLILVRTLLESEGYKIDLVSDGATALQKVAQSPPDLILLDVMMPGMDGYEVTRRIRNCPDLNYIPILLITAFHESSVVEGLDAGADDFIRKPFDTDELLARVRSLLRLKHSIDEQQKMTRQREDFVSRLTHDLRTPLVAADRMLALFQQETFCKISPEMKQAIAVMIRSNQNLMQMVNTLLEVYRFEAGKKTLNLDNCDLKEIAQEVISELAPLAIEKNLTLKLDTHKLNQLGKNPGIIIADKLEIRRVLNNLIGNAIKFTDTGGIEILIFETLPTNTEAIEVVIEVADTGYGILPEDQATIFERFRQGRNKRSGSGLGLHLSQRILEAHGGKIELFSELGKGSVFTIRLLKET